One genomic segment of Scophthalmus maximus strain ysfricsl-2021 chromosome 3, ASM2237912v1, whole genome shotgun sequence includes these proteins:
- the clstn1 gene encoding calsyntenin-1 isoform X3 has product MRFRGNTPFASAVGLVLALLCAVEAAKVNKHKPWIETTYHGIVTENDDKVLLDPPLIALDKDAPLRYAESFEVTLTEEGEICGFRIHGQNVPFEAVVLDKSTGEGVIRAKDKLDCELQKEHTFTIQAYDCGEGPDGANMKKSHKATVHIQVNDINEYSPVFKEKSYKATVIEGKKYDSILKVEAVDADCSFQFSQICNYEIVTPDVPFTIDKDGFIKNSEKLSYGKERMYKLTVTAYDCGKNRASEDVLVKISVKPTCKPSWQGFNKRIEYEPGTGSLALFPSIHLETCDEPITSIKASIELETNHIGKGCDRDTYSEKSLHKLCGATSGTVELLPAPSSSANWTVGLPTDNGHDSDQVFEFNGTQAIKVPEGMVSTSLKEPFTISVWMRHGPGAHEKETILCNSDKTEMNRHHYSLYVHNCRLILLLRQDPSEAENYKPAEFHWKLDQACDKEWHHYVLNVEFPTVSLFVDGTTFEPFLVTEDYPLHSSKISTQLTIGACWQGGNARMAQFFRGNLAGLMIRSGKLENKKVIDCLYTCKEGLDVQLPEEVSSAVKVEFNPNQSSLTVEGDDIDAFDKVMQHISYLNSRQFPTPGIRHLRISTNVKCFNEESCVTVPDAEGYVMVLQPEEPKISLSGIDHFARSAAEFESQEGVTLFPELRIVSTITREVEADAESEATEGADDDPTVQETVVSEEIMHNLDTCEVSVVGDELDGEHESLEVDMAQLQQHGLEMSSSNLGLVITGVNTMANYEQVLHLIHYKNWHTEALFDRKFKLVCSELNGRYISNDFKVEVNVIHTASPAEHANNAMVQPNFINPIHHASVDLSGHNLVNAHQASVVPSAATIVIVVCVSFLVFMIILGVFRIRAAHQRTMGDQENGKENEMDWDDSALTITVNPMETYEDQHSSEEEEEEEEESEDGEEEDDITSAESESSEDDEGGEPEDQQGANRQQQLEWDDSTLTY; this is encoded by the exons ATGCGGTTCCGAGGGAATACACCATTTGCGTCCGCCGTCGGACTGGTCCTCGCGCTGCTGTGCGCGGTGGAGGCGGCTAAAG TCAATAAACATAAACCATGGATTGAGACGACGTACCACGGGATTGTTACGGAAAACGATGACAAAGTACTATTGGACCCCCCTCTAATCGCACTGGACAAGGATGCTCCTCTACGCTACgcag AGAGTTTTGAGGTGACCCTCACTGAAGAAG GTGAGATTTGTGGCTTCAGGATCCACGGGCAGAATGTCCCCTTTGAGGCAGTGGTCCTGGACAAGTCCACTGGCGAGGGGGTCATCCGAGCCAAGGACAAGCTGGACTGTGAGCTGCAGAAGGAGCACACCTTCACCATCCAGGCGTACGACTGTGGAGAGGGTCCTGATGGTGCCAACATGAAGAAATCCCACAA GGCCACTGTCCACATCCAAGTGAACGACATCAACGAGTATTCGCCAGTGTTCAAGGAGAAGTCCTACAAAGCCACGGTCATCGAGGGAAAGAAGTACGACAGCATCCTGAAGGTGGAGGCGGTGGACGCCGACTGCTCCTTCCAGTTCAGCCAAATCTGCAACTACGAGATCGTCACCCCTGATGTGCCCTTCACCATTGACAAAGATG GCTTCATCAAGAACTCAGAGAAACTGAGCTACGGCAAAGAGCGCATGTACAAGCTGACTGTGACCGCCTACGACTGTGGAAAGAACCGCGCCTCGGAGGACGTGCTGGTCAAGATCAGCGTCAAACCCACGTGCAAACCTAGCTGGCAAG gcTTCAATAAGAGGATTGAATACGAACCCGGAACAGGCAGCCTGGCCCTTTTCCCCAGCATACACTTGGAGACCTGTGATGAGCCCATCACCTCTATCAAAGCCAGTATTGAACTGGAAACCAACCACATTGGGAAGGGCTGCGACCGTGACACTTACTCTGAGAAGTCGCTGCACAAGCTGTGCG GAGCCACTTCTGGCACCGTGGAGCTCCTCCCTGCACCGAGTAGCTCTGCCAACTGGACGGTGGGGCTGCCCACCGATAACGGCCACGACAGTGACCAGGTGTTTGAGTTCAATGGTACCCAGGCCATCAAGGTCCCTGAAGGCATGGTGAGCACCAGCCTGAAGGAGCCCTTCACCATCTCTGTGTGGATGAGACACGGCCCCGGGGCCCATGAGAAGGAGACCATCCTCTGCAACTCTGACAAGACAG AGATGAACAGACACCACTACTCGCTCTACGTCCACAACTGCAGACTGATCCTTCTCCTCCGTCAGGATCCATCAGAAGCAGAGAACTACAAACCAGCAGAGTTTCACTGGAAACTCGACCAG gCGTGTGACAAAGAGTGGCATCACTATGTGCTGAACGTGGAGTTCCCCACCGTGTCTCTGTTTGTGGATGGAACTACCTTTGAGCCCTTCCTGGTCACAGAGGACTACCCACTGCACTCCTCCAAGATTTCAACACAACTCACGATTGGTGCCTGCTGGCAAG GTGGAAACGCTCGAATGGCTCAGTTTTTCCGGGGGAACCTGGCGGGGCTGATGATCCGCTCTGGCAAACTGGAGAACAAGAAGGTGATCGACTGTTTGTACACCTGCAAGGAGGGCCTGGATGTGCAGCTGCCCGAGGAGGTGTCTTCAGCTGTTAAG GTGGAGTTCAACCCTAACCAGTCCTCTCTGACCGTGGAGGGCGACGACATTGATGCCTTCGACAAGGTCATGCAGCACATCTCCTACTTGAACTCTCGCCAGTTCCCGACCCCTGGCATCAGGCACCTCCGCATCTCCACCAATGTCAA ATGCTTCAACGAGGAGTCCTGTGTAACGGTGCCAGATGCTGAGGGTTATGTGATGGTGCTGCAGCCCGAAGAACCCAAGATCAGCCTGAGCGGCATTGACCACTTCGCCCGCAGTGCCGCCGAATTCGAGAGCCAGGAAGGCGTGACGCTGTTCCCCGAGCTACGCATCGTGAGCACCATCACCCGCGAAGTGGAGGCCGACGCCGAGTCTGAAGCAACAGAGGGAGCTGACGATGACCCCACGG TTCAAGAGACAGTCGTGTCAGAGGAGATCATGCACAACCTGGACACGTGTGAAGTGTCTGTGGTTGGAGACGAGCTGGACGGGGAGCACGAGAGCCTGGAGGTGGACATggcccagctgcagcagcacggcCTGGAGATGAGCTCCTCCAACCTGGGCCTCGTCATAACCG GTGTGAACACTATGGCCAACTACGAGCAGGTCCTGCACCTCATCCATTACAAGAACTGGCACACCGAGGCTCTGTTTGACAGGAAATTCAAACTGGTCTGCTCCGAGCTCAACGGCCGCTACATCAGCAATGACTTCAAGGTTGAG GTGAATGTTATCCACACGGCCAGTCCTGCGGAGCACGCTAACAACGCCATGGTGCAGCCCAACTTCATAAACCCCATCCACCATGCCTCTGTGGATCTGTCTGGTCACAACTTGGTCAACGCTCACCAGGCCTCAG TGGTTCCCAGCGCTGCCACCATTGTCATCGTGGTGTGTGTCAGCTTCCTGGTGTTTATGATCATTCTGGGTGTGTTCCGAATCCGGGCGGCACACCAGCGAACCATGGGAGACCAGGAGAACGGCAAGGAGAACGAGATGGACTGGGACGACTCGGCTCTCACCATCACCGTCAACCCCATGGAG ACGTACGAGGACCAGCacagcagtgaggaggaggaggaagaggaggaggagagcgaggacggagaggaggaagatgacatCACGAGCGCTGAGTCAGAGAGCAGCGAAGACGATGAGGGCGGGGAGCCGGAGGACCAGCAGGGGGccaacagacagcagcagctggagtgGGACGACTCCACCCTCACCTACTAA
- the clstn1 gene encoding calsyntenin-1 isoform X2: MRFRGNTPFASAVGLVLALLCAVEAAKVNKHKPWIETTYHGIVTENDDKVLLDPPLIALDKDAPLRYAGEICGFRIHGQNVPFEAVVLDKSTGEGVIRAKDKLDCELQKEHTFTIQAYDCGEGPDGANMKKSHKATVHIQVNDINEYSPVFKEKSYKATVIEGKKYDSILKVEAVDADCSFQFSQICNYEIVTPDVPFTIDKDGFIKNSEKLSYGKERMYKLTVTAYDCGKNRASEDVLVKISVKPTCKPSWQGFNKRIEYEPGTGSLALFPSIHLETCDEPITSIKASIELETNHIGKGCDRDTYSEKSLHKLCGATSGTVELLPAPSSSANWTVGLPTDNGHDSDQVFEFNGTQAIKVPEGMVSTSLKEPFTISVWMRHGPGAHEKETILCNSDKTEMNRHHYSLYVHNCRLILLLRQDPSEAENYKPAEFHWKLDQACDKEWHHYVLNVEFPTVSLFVDGTTFEPFLVTEDYPLHSSKISTQLTIGACWQDNSGHDNDTETVTEPTSGGNARMAQFFRGNLAGLMIRSGKLENKKVIDCLYTCKEGLDVQLPEEVSSAVKVEFNPNQSSLTVEGDDIDAFDKVMQHISYLNSRQFPTPGIRHLRISTNVKCFNEESCVTVPDAEGYVMVLQPEEPKISLSGIDHFARSAAEFESQEGVTLFPELRIVSTITREVEADAESEATEGADDDPTVQETVVSEEIMHNLDTCEVSVVGDELDGEHESLEVDMAQLQQHGLEMSSSNLGLVITGVNTMANYEQVLHLIHYKNWHTEALFDRKFKLVCSELNGRYISNDFKVEVNVIHTASPAEHANNAMVQPNFINPIHHASVDLSGHNLVNAHQASVVPSAATIVIVVCVSFLVFMIILGVFRIRAAHQRTMGDQENGKENEMDWDDSALTITVNPMETYEDQHSSEEEEEEEEESEDGEEEDDITSAESESSEDDEGGEPEDQQGANRQQQLEWDDSTLTY, encoded by the exons ATGCGGTTCCGAGGGAATACACCATTTGCGTCCGCCGTCGGACTGGTCCTCGCGCTGCTGTGCGCGGTGGAGGCGGCTAAAG TCAATAAACATAAACCATGGATTGAGACGACGTACCACGGGATTGTTACGGAAAACGATGACAAAGTACTATTGGACCCCCCTCTAATCGCACTGGACAAGGATGCTCCTCTACGCTACgcag GTGAGATTTGTGGCTTCAGGATCCACGGGCAGAATGTCCCCTTTGAGGCAGTGGTCCTGGACAAGTCCACTGGCGAGGGGGTCATCCGAGCCAAGGACAAGCTGGACTGTGAGCTGCAGAAGGAGCACACCTTCACCATCCAGGCGTACGACTGTGGAGAGGGTCCTGATGGTGCCAACATGAAGAAATCCCACAA GGCCACTGTCCACATCCAAGTGAACGACATCAACGAGTATTCGCCAGTGTTCAAGGAGAAGTCCTACAAAGCCACGGTCATCGAGGGAAAGAAGTACGACAGCATCCTGAAGGTGGAGGCGGTGGACGCCGACTGCTCCTTCCAGTTCAGCCAAATCTGCAACTACGAGATCGTCACCCCTGATGTGCCCTTCACCATTGACAAAGATG GCTTCATCAAGAACTCAGAGAAACTGAGCTACGGCAAAGAGCGCATGTACAAGCTGACTGTGACCGCCTACGACTGTGGAAAGAACCGCGCCTCGGAGGACGTGCTGGTCAAGATCAGCGTCAAACCCACGTGCAAACCTAGCTGGCAAG gcTTCAATAAGAGGATTGAATACGAACCCGGAACAGGCAGCCTGGCCCTTTTCCCCAGCATACACTTGGAGACCTGTGATGAGCCCATCACCTCTATCAAAGCCAGTATTGAACTGGAAACCAACCACATTGGGAAGGGCTGCGACCGTGACACTTACTCTGAGAAGTCGCTGCACAAGCTGTGCG GAGCCACTTCTGGCACCGTGGAGCTCCTCCCTGCACCGAGTAGCTCTGCCAACTGGACGGTGGGGCTGCCCACCGATAACGGCCACGACAGTGACCAGGTGTTTGAGTTCAATGGTACCCAGGCCATCAAGGTCCCTGAAGGCATGGTGAGCACCAGCCTGAAGGAGCCCTTCACCATCTCTGTGTGGATGAGACACGGCCCCGGGGCCCATGAGAAGGAGACCATCCTCTGCAACTCTGACAAGACAG AGATGAACAGACACCACTACTCGCTCTACGTCCACAACTGCAGACTGATCCTTCTCCTCCGTCAGGATCCATCAGAAGCAGAGAACTACAAACCAGCAGAGTTTCACTGGAAACTCGACCAG gCGTGTGACAAAGAGTGGCATCACTATGTGCTGAACGTGGAGTTCCCCACCGTGTCTCTGTTTGTGGATGGAACTACCTTTGAGCCCTTCCTGGTCACAGAGGACTACCCACTGCACTCCTCCAAGATTTCAACACAACTCACGATTGGTGCCTGCTGGCAAG ACAACTCAGGACATGACAATGACACTGAGACTGTCACTGAGCCCACCTCAG GTGGAAACGCTCGAATGGCTCAGTTTTTCCGGGGGAACCTGGCGGGGCTGATGATCCGCTCTGGCAAACTGGAGAACAAGAAGGTGATCGACTGTTTGTACACCTGCAAGGAGGGCCTGGATGTGCAGCTGCCCGAGGAGGTGTCTTCAGCTGTTAAG GTGGAGTTCAACCCTAACCAGTCCTCTCTGACCGTGGAGGGCGACGACATTGATGCCTTCGACAAGGTCATGCAGCACATCTCCTACTTGAACTCTCGCCAGTTCCCGACCCCTGGCATCAGGCACCTCCGCATCTCCACCAATGTCAA ATGCTTCAACGAGGAGTCCTGTGTAACGGTGCCAGATGCTGAGGGTTATGTGATGGTGCTGCAGCCCGAAGAACCCAAGATCAGCCTGAGCGGCATTGACCACTTCGCCCGCAGTGCCGCCGAATTCGAGAGCCAGGAAGGCGTGACGCTGTTCCCCGAGCTACGCATCGTGAGCACCATCACCCGCGAAGTGGAGGCCGACGCCGAGTCTGAAGCAACAGAGGGAGCTGACGATGACCCCACGG TTCAAGAGACAGTCGTGTCAGAGGAGATCATGCACAACCTGGACACGTGTGAAGTGTCTGTGGTTGGAGACGAGCTGGACGGGGAGCACGAGAGCCTGGAGGTGGACATggcccagctgcagcagcacggcCTGGAGATGAGCTCCTCCAACCTGGGCCTCGTCATAACCG GTGTGAACACTATGGCCAACTACGAGCAGGTCCTGCACCTCATCCATTACAAGAACTGGCACACCGAGGCTCTGTTTGACAGGAAATTCAAACTGGTCTGCTCCGAGCTCAACGGCCGCTACATCAGCAATGACTTCAAGGTTGAG GTGAATGTTATCCACACGGCCAGTCCTGCGGAGCACGCTAACAACGCCATGGTGCAGCCCAACTTCATAAACCCCATCCACCATGCCTCTGTGGATCTGTCTGGTCACAACTTGGTCAACGCTCACCAGGCCTCAG TGGTTCCCAGCGCTGCCACCATTGTCATCGTGGTGTGTGTCAGCTTCCTGGTGTTTATGATCATTCTGGGTGTGTTCCGAATCCGGGCGGCACACCAGCGAACCATGGGAGACCAGGAGAACGGCAAGGAGAACGAGATGGACTGGGACGACTCGGCTCTCACCATCACCGTCAACCCCATGGAG ACGTACGAGGACCAGCacagcagtgaggaggaggaggaagaggaggaggagagcgaggacggagaggaggaagatgacatCACGAGCGCTGAGTCAGAGAGCAGCGAAGACGATGAGGGCGGGGAGCCGGAGGACCAGCAGGGGGccaacagacagcagcagctggagtgGGACGACTCCACCCTCACCTACTAA
- the clstn1 gene encoding calsyntenin-1 isoform X1, with protein MRFRGNTPFASAVGLVLALLCAVEAAKVNKHKPWIETTYHGIVTENDDKVLLDPPLIALDKDAPLRYAESFEVTLTEEGEICGFRIHGQNVPFEAVVLDKSTGEGVIRAKDKLDCELQKEHTFTIQAYDCGEGPDGANMKKSHKATVHIQVNDINEYSPVFKEKSYKATVIEGKKYDSILKVEAVDADCSFQFSQICNYEIVTPDVPFTIDKDGFIKNSEKLSYGKERMYKLTVTAYDCGKNRASEDVLVKISVKPTCKPSWQGFNKRIEYEPGTGSLALFPSIHLETCDEPITSIKASIELETNHIGKGCDRDTYSEKSLHKLCGATSGTVELLPAPSSSANWTVGLPTDNGHDSDQVFEFNGTQAIKVPEGMVSTSLKEPFTISVWMRHGPGAHEKETILCNSDKTEMNRHHYSLYVHNCRLILLLRQDPSEAENYKPAEFHWKLDQACDKEWHHYVLNVEFPTVSLFVDGTTFEPFLVTEDYPLHSSKISTQLTIGACWQDNSGHDNDTETVTEPTSGGNARMAQFFRGNLAGLMIRSGKLENKKVIDCLYTCKEGLDVQLPEEVSSAVKVEFNPNQSSLTVEGDDIDAFDKVMQHISYLNSRQFPTPGIRHLRISTNVKCFNEESCVTVPDAEGYVMVLQPEEPKISLSGIDHFARSAAEFESQEGVTLFPELRIVSTITREVEADAESEATEGADDDPTVQETVVSEEIMHNLDTCEVSVVGDELDGEHESLEVDMAQLQQHGLEMSSSNLGLVITGVNTMANYEQVLHLIHYKNWHTEALFDRKFKLVCSELNGRYISNDFKVEVNVIHTASPAEHANNAMVQPNFINPIHHASVDLSGHNLVNAHQASVVPSAATIVIVVCVSFLVFMIILGVFRIRAAHQRTMGDQENGKENEMDWDDSALTITVNPMETYEDQHSSEEEEEEEEESEDGEEEDDITSAESESSEDDEGGEPEDQQGANRQQQLEWDDSTLTY; from the exons ATGCGGTTCCGAGGGAATACACCATTTGCGTCCGCCGTCGGACTGGTCCTCGCGCTGCTGTGCGCGGTGGAGGCGGCTAAAG TCAATAAACATAAACCATGGATTGAGACGACGTACCACGGGATTGTTACGGAAAACGATGACAAAGTACTATTGGACCCCCCTCTAATCGCACTGGACAAGGATGCTCCTCTACGCTACgcag AGAGTTTTGAGGTGACCCTCACTGAAGAAG GTGAGATTTGTGGCTTCAGGATCCACGGGCAGAATGTCCCCTTTGAGGCAGTGGTCCTGGACAAGTCCACTGGCGAGGGGGTCATCCGAGCCAAGGACAAGCTGGACTGTGAGCTGCAGAAGGAGCACACCTTCACCATCCAGGCGTACGACTGTGGAGAGGGTCCTGATGGTGCCAACATGAAGAAATCCCACAA GGCCACTGTCCACATCCAAGTGAACGACATCAACGAGTATTCGCCAGTGTTCAAGGAGAAGTCCTACAAAGCCACGGTCATCGAGGGAAAGAAGTACGACAGCATCCTGAAGGTGGAGGCGGTGGACGCCGACTGCTCCTTCCAGTTCAGCCAAATCTGCAACTACGAGATCGTCACCCCTGATGTGCCCTTCACCATTGACAAAGATG GCTTCATCAAGAACTCAGAGAAACTGAGCTACGGCAAAGAGCGCATGTACAAGCTGACTGTGACCGCCTACGACTGTGGAAAGAACCGCGCCTCGGAGGACGTGCTGGTCAAGATCAGCGTCAAACCCACGTGCAAACCTAGCTGGCAAG gcTTCAATAAGAGGATTGAATACGAACCCGGAACAGGCAGCCTGGCCCTTTTCCCCAGCATACACTTGGAGACCTGTGATGAGCCCATCACCTCTATCAAAGCCAGTATTGAACTGGAAACCAACCACATTGGGAAGGGCTGCGACCGTGACACTTACTCTGAGAAGTCGCTGCACAAGCTGTGCG GAGCCACTTCTGGCACCGTGGAGCTCCTCCCTGCACCGAGTAGCTCTGCCAACTGGACGGTGGGGCTGCCCACCGATAACGGCCACGACAGTGACCAGGTGTTTGAGTTCAATGGTACCCAGGCCATCAAGGTCCCTGAAGGCATGGTGAGCACCAGCCTGAAGGAGCCCTTCACCATCTCTGTGTGGATGAGACACGGCCCCGGGGCCCATGAGAAGGAGACCATCCTCTGCAACTCTGACAAGACAG AGATGAACAGACACCACTACTCGCTCTACGTCCACAACTGCAGACTGATCCTTCTCCTCCGTCAGGATCCATCAGAAGCAGAGAACTACAAACCAGCAGAGTTTCACTGGAAACTCGACCAG gCGTGTGACAAAGAGTGGCATCACTATGTGCTGAACGTGGAGTTCCCCACCGTGTCTCTGTTTGTGGATGGAACTACCTTTGAGCCCTTCCTGGTCACAGAGGACTACCCACTGCACTCCTCCAAGATTTCAACACAACTCACGATTGGTGCCTGCTGGCAAG ACAACTCAGGACATGACAATGACACTGAGACTGTCACTGAGCCCACCTCAG GTGGAAACGCTCGAATGGCTCAGTTTTTCCGGGGGAACCTGGCGGGGCTGATGATCCGCTCTGGCAAACTGGAGAACAAGAAGGTGATCGACTGTTTGTACACCTGCAAGGAGGGCCTGGATGTGCAGCTGCCCGAGGAGGTGTCTTCAGCTGTTAAG GTGGAGTTCAACCCTAACCAGTCCTCTCTGACCGTGGAGGGCGACGACATTGATGCCTTCGACAAGGTCATGCAGCACATCTCCTACTTGAACTCTCGCCAGTTCCCGACCCCTGGCATCAGGCACCTCCGCATCTCCACCAATGTCAA ATGCTTCAACGAGGAGTCCTGTGTAACGGTGCCAGATGCTGAGGGTTATGTGATGGTGCTGCAGCCCGAAGAACCCAAGATCAGCCTGAGCGGCATTGACCACTTCGCCCGCAGTGCCGCCGAATTCGAGAGCCAGGAAGGCGTGACGCTGTTCCCCGAGCTACGCATCGTGAGCACCATCACCCGCGAAGTGGAGGCCGACGCCGAGTCTGAAGCAACAGAGGGAGCTGACGATGACCCCACGG TTCAAGAGACAGTCGTGTCAGAGGAGATCATGCACAACCTGGACACGTGTGAAGTGTCTGTGGTTGGAGACGAGCTGGACGGGGAGCACGAGAGCCTGGAGGTGGACATggcccagctgcagcagcacggcCTGGAGATGAGCTCCTCCAACCTGGGCCTCGTCATAACCG GTGTGAACACTATGGCCAACTACGAGCAGGTCCTGCACCTCATCCATTACAAGAACTGGCACACCGAGGCTCTGTTTGACAGGAAATTCAAACTGGTCTGCTCCGAGCTCAACGGCCGCTACATCAGCAATGACTTCAAGGTTGAG GTGAATGTTATCCACACGGCCAGTCCTGCGGAGCACGCTAACAACGCCATGGTGCAGCCCAACTTCATAAACCCCATCCACCATGCCTCTGTGGATCTGTCTGGTCACAACTTGGTCAACGCTCACCAGGCCTCAG TGGTTCCCAGCGCTGCCACCATTGTCATCGTGGTGTGTGTCAGCTTCCTGGTGTTTATGATCATTCTGGGTGTGTTCCGAATCCGGGCGGCACACCAGCGAACCATGGGAGACCAGGAGAACGGCAAGGAGAACGAGATGGACTGGGACGACTCGGCTCTCACCATCACCGTCAACCCCATGGAG ACGTACGAGGACCAGCacagcagtgaggaggaggaggaagaggaggaggagagcgaggacggagaggaggaagatgacatCACGAGCGCTGAGTCAGAGAGCAGCGAAGACGATGAGGGCGGGGAGCCGGAGGACCAGCAGGGGGccaacagacagcagcagctggagtgGGACGACTCCACCCTCACCTACTAA